Genomic DNA from Hordeum vulgare subsp. vulgare chromosome 2H, MorexV3_pseudomolecules_assembly, whole genome shotgun sequence:
ccttaatataccttagtttccttatggaccctgctgccacgggtgggtaggacaaaagatgtcatgcaagttcttttccataagcacgtgtgactatttacggaatacctgcctacattatatcgatgaacgggccCTAGTTCTGTGTCACCCTATGTTGTgattgttatatgatgaatactaTCTAGCAATATCACTGATCTAGTGCCTACGTGTTTTCCACATGTTGTGCtcgctaagttactactattgctactgctgttacaactgctacaaaactgctatcactgttaccgttactgctgctactgttaccactactatcgaaactatcatattactatgctactgatcactgtgttgtagatactaaatctccaagtgtggttgaatttacaactcagctgttaatacctgcaaatattcgttggctccccttgtatcgaatctataaatttgggttgaatagtctaccctcgaaacctattgcgatcccatatacttgtgggttatcatggtcGCCGTCGATGAGGTCTGACTTGGCAGGTGTGGATCCAAAGGTAGCGTCATGGAACATGTCCTTTAGAAATAACAAAAGGGGCTCCATGGCGATGTAGGATGGCAAATTCTTGATAGCGAGCCTGAGGAGACCAACGGTGGGGCCATCGATGAGGTCGACGAAAGTTGAACCCGAGGGGATGGGGTGGGCCACTTAACCTGTGACATAGCCCGCGTCAAGTCATCATTGTTGATGACCCCAATGTCGTAGCGGGCATCCACAACATACCAGCTTACTCTAGCCCGCTAATTGAAAGCCTATAACCAGTAATAGTAATCAGCTTCCTCCGCGGCTACCTCGGCGACGTCGGGCGAAGAGGCCGTGATACACCTCTTTTGGTCCAGTCGCTCCTCGAGCTGCATGGCAAGCGTAGCCGAGCTTAGGCCGCGACACTCTGGAGTGGGGGAAGGGGATCTGTGGGAAAGGCGGCGTTTGGCAGCCCTCATCTAAGAAACTCATGCCGGCTAGGGTATGGAGATCGATGTGTAAGATGCATGGACAAACCGGTAGATGTTTACAATGAAGGCTTTGTGACGGCGGCGGCAGCAACCTTACTAGGGTTTTGAGCGAGGGAGaggttgtggtgtgtgtgtgtgtgtgtgtgtgtttgcgcGCGCACGCAGAGTTTTTGGGGGtggagggggttgtggtgtttgagGAAATGATGCGGCTACTGGATATTTTACTATGCAAGAGTAAAATGCGGGGGCTATTGAAAATTTGGATGATGCATTGCACACGGTCCCAGAAAACAACTGTGTGTTAGCAAACAGAAAAACTGTCGAGCCGGGCAGATATTTTTGAGAGATGTAGGCGGGGGCGAGAACGACAAACATCACACACGGTTGAAACGTAATAACCGTGTGTTATCAAACTGAAAAACCTTGTAGGCGAGTAGATATTTTTGAGATTGTGAGGGAGGCCTTGTGGAGCCCAATGTACTGTGCTGATGTGAGTGACAGGAGCACGGTTATGGCACACAGGTAGTGTCGTGGGTTTTGTCACAgcatgtcctcgtgcaaggacttaggtgtggagccatcgcacctgtgtggcggcttgagaggggttggtcgtaaTCGCGAGACGcgagtttatccaggttcggcccctccgatggaggtaaaggcctacgtcctgcttgtgtttcattgatgaaggtgatgatctcgattacaagggtgaggAATCACTAGCTCTAATCttgagggtgtctaatctgtctttctctaatgacttgaacttgtgaatatgtccctcttggggtgccttacccctccttgtataggtggaaggggtaggtttacatgtagagtcctactaggaataggactaggactagtctctcttgaattctaatctgggtcttgtttcctttgtgagggagtctttcctcttcttgggctttCTCTTGTGAGCCGATCCTCCTGGCCttttatgagtcgccttatgccagggtgcacgccaGGCCCTGGGCCTTTGTTGTTTGTCTCAGTCGCCCGCGGGGTCATGTATGAGCCGCCCTCCAGGTCACTGATGAGTCGCCGGTGAGTTGCCAAGTCCCagccgggtcatacttcaagccgggttacaccgcagggtatatccccaacaggtAGTGTGAGTGAACCGTGTGTGTTGCATCATCCAACTTGTCTAATGTTTATAAATTTGGCGTAAATAATGCGGGAAAGGGTcagaacacaaacaaacttgcatgtGGACCAAAAATATGTATGAAAAGGATGGTTTGATGTTCAAATACCAAACGCACAACTTCGATGTGGCGCGCGTCTCACAAAGTGCACGGTATTGCTTGTCCCCCCTCCTTCCTGTCGGCAGGACGTCAATCCTAGTTGTGAACGCATGCCCCAAATAGGTAGGTCTAACGTATCACCCTACCGTAACACTAAATCTATGGGAGTCCATGATGGTCAAAATCCACCCCCTTTTCGCTTCCAGTGAAAGGTGGTGCGTATGCGGGCCCAAAATTATGTGCTTCTGGCGCGAGATGGGATGATCATGTGTATGAAAAGGGTTGTTTCATGTTCAAATACCAAATGCACAACTTCGATGTGGCACGTATCTCACAAAGATCACGATATTGCTTGTCCCCCCTTCCTATCGACAGGAGGTGCATCCTAGCTATGAATGCATGACCCAAATAGTTAGGTCTAATATATATATCACCCTACCATAACACTAAACCTATGGgagtccatgatgttcaaaacccGCCCCCCTTTCGCTTCAAGTGGAAGGTGGACCATGTGCAGGCCCACATATGTGTGCTTCTCGCGCGAGATGGGCTGAGACCACATACGAACCACCTACGGGTAGCCCCAATATATGTATGAAAAGGGTGGTGTGATACTTAAATACCCAATTCACAACTTCGATGTGACACACGTGTCTCACAAATTAACCGAACATGCTAGTCCCATAGAGGTTCACCTATCAAGGTGCGAAGTAGCCCCCcccccaacacacacacacacacttgacacacatacacacacacacacacaattggaGTCGTCGAGAGAGGGCATCTCACCAAGATGTATCATAAAATGGACCAAGATCGAAGAATCCACCTCGGTCGTACaacctctctcttgttgttgctCAAAGTGACAGACGTCCACACGACCCCATAGATGGGCTAGCTTGCCAATAATCATGCAAATGGTCCCCAAAGAGAACCACTACTGCGTGCATGTGGTCCAAACAGATGTATGGACTGTATTGATGTTTGAATACCCAaatgcacaactttgatgtggcacaGTGATTTCAAACCACAAACCATATGGAGCGAGGGTCAAACGACGCGTTAAcattgtatatatatgtatgtatgtatgtatgtatatgtacATTTCGAGCGAGTGATGGAGATTCATGCATGCGTATGTACGTAGCGCTCAAACTTAGGTGTGGAATCTCACCATGATAATACGATAACACGAACCAAAGAACAAGAATCCACCATGGTAACCTTTCTTGTTGTCGGTCAAAAAGTGATCATGGATGTCTGCACAGGCCCACTAGTATATAGGCTTGCCGCCAATAACCACGCGAGGGAGAGTACCATTCGAAGATGACAACAGCATGCACATGTCCCAAATATATATATGGTGGTGATGCGTGCATGTTTGAATATCATGCACACCATTGATGTGGCAAGTGCTTTGAAAATCGTACAGTCCCCATACAGAGCAATACGGTTCATGACGTGACGTGGACTTGTCCCCACCCCCCACTACCCACTTCGAATTTGACCCGGTGGGAGGGATTCATACGTACACATGCATGTGCTCAAACTATATCATGTCAACCGAGATCATGATCTATATAAGTACAAAAATACAAACCAGAAAATAATCCCCTCCTAAGTCAAATTAACATCTTTCGCTTTCAATCAAATTAAGTAGTGATGGACCAAGCGGGCCGATAGATTGAAATCATCGATATCACTGATAACTGCGTGAGTGGTCCCACATGACAATCGTCATCGCTTTGCATGTGGGCCAAGCATATGTTTGGATGTGTATGTGTGGTTGTGATGTTTGAATACCCAAAATGCCGaactttgatgtggcacatgCCACCAAAATCATAAAGTCCCCACACAGAGCGAGTGTAGTGTATGTTGGTCCCCTTCCCCCTCTTCGACGCGTAATATATGCTCCTACGGTAATACAAACCAACAAGAATCATCCTTGATGGTCAAACTAATTAACCTCTCCCGATGTAGGTCAAAGTAATGCATGCATGGACGACAACCTCCCGGGCCCACAGATGGAAGCGTCACACGTGAGTGTCCTAACCaccgcatgcatgcatgtcacCCAAATGTGTTGTGTGATGTTTGAATATATAGCCAATGCACAACTTCGATGTGGCATGTGCCTCAAAAACCAAAAAAGTCCCCACACTAAGTGAAGTCTATTCCTGGACTttaaatatatacatatatatataaagtCGGTCTATTATGCTAATATTAGTATAATATTTATTCTGCTAACACTTCTCAGTTGCACGCTCAACGATAGTGTACTGCATACCTATCAAACAACACTCCAATGTCACCAGAAAAAATTGCACACGTTTTTTGTCACCGTTTTTGCCCCAGTTTTTAAACCCTTTGTTAGAATGAGGCGTATAATATAGCGTTGGATTGCTACGGAAAAGTCCCAACTTGACATGTTGAAAACTTTTGCGATTCCTCGCGGTTTGATAGAAGTTTCTAAAATGGTGGGCGCATGACGGGCCGCACTGAGCGTATTTTCGCAATTTTTTCTAAACCACTCGTCAGAATGAAGCAAATGGTATGGCGTTGGAAAGATATCGTCAAGCTGCATCGTCTTCATGTAGAGTACACTCTCTAATGCCTTGCAGCTTAAGAGTAATTTCAAATTTACTAAAAATGGAATTTCATTTTTCaaaatttttgatatttttggtaCGTTTTCCGCTGTAGTTATTAAACCGTTCGACATAACGAGACGTAAGATATGGAGTTGAAAATATGTGTAATAGGCACACCTTTCATATGTTGGCCTTTTGTTGAGATTCCTCGTGGATTTAAATGAATTGTGAAAAGGTGTGTCTGCCTACGTGTGGTAGCGAGTGTATTTTGTAATTTTTTCTAAGCCGCTCATCAGAATGATACAAATGATATGGCATGAGAAAGGTATCGACAAGGCGCAACGTTCTCATGTATAACACTCGCTCTAATTCCTTACGTTTTAAGAGCAGCTTTGACTTTACCAAAATGCACACTCTATGTTTTTCGCGGCACCAAAATCAACGCATGAACCGCATCAGACAGAAGAATGCATTGCTTCATACTAAAGACCGTACTGCATCCTACGAGCAAGCGAACTTCATGATTTGTTTTCTCCAATGTGATTTTTTCAAGAATAGGAAGTACAGTGCACTTCACATCGGACGTAAGTGAACCGCATCACTATAGGGAAGTGAACCTCattacttttcttttgttgttttgtAACATATTTCTGCACTTACGAGATGAACAACATGAGATGATCGACCGCACTGCTTCAGACTGAAAACCGCATTGCATCAAATGGCCAAGTAGACTATATGAATTTTATTATATCTTctctctaacttatattttatgGACGAGAGTCGACCATAGAGACGAGGGCAAGTGAACGCGTCAATTTGCAAAGGGCTCCGCCAAGGGTTTTTCGATGAACTGCGTTGTTTTTTAAGAAATTATAAATCATGTCCATACATATTTGTAGAAATATTTTCTCCCAAAATATCAATTATAAAAAATGGCCAATATcatttttttccaaaaccaaaatcaaTTAGGGAACTACATAAGAGAGACAATTGAACCGTGCTAGTTGAATGTAGTTTCGTAAACGAGAAGACATGTATTCaaacatgaacaaggaaatattttttttcACTATTTAGTGAACTGTATTTTTATATTGTTTTTCCTGTATACGAACTGCACGGGATGATGCCAAACGGAAAATGCAAAATTAAAAAGGTTTACAGTCATAGTTGTACACCACTTGTGTTTAGAATGCAAAGGACGAGGACAAGTGAGCTACCCGTTATTTTCGCACATAATTTCATTGATGAAGTGAGCTGCAAATCAACAAGCAAGCGACCCACATGTGCCCATGATCTGTACGGCAGCAAGAAAGGAATGCACATTGTTTTGCGCCCCATAGATAAACATTCAACCATGGCATACTTCAAGCAAGAGCCAGTGAACCTCATGGTAGTGCCAACCGAACTACACAGACAAAATTAAGAAACTTCATTACAAACTGAATTCACCAAAACCAACAGCCAAAAGGAAAGCAATGGAATTCTGGGTGAGCACTACATTGGAGAAAGGGTTCTTCTTCCAGTTAGAGAAGGCCCACGACTACACTATCGTGCCGTGGCGGCTCTGAAGATCGAGAGAGAGGGGGGACCAAAACAGCTAGGAACGACAACACCATGTTGCTGGGGAGTGGAggcaagtcggggtttgttggggAAGTGCAGAAAGCCACCCACCTCTTGGAGATGATGGCTAGATCCGGCGGGGGAGGGGTGGCCGATGGTCACCTGCAGGAGTCGGAGAGAGGAAGGCGATGCACATCCGGTCATTCTGACACATTGTTTGCTAGGGAGCTCTTCTACTGCAACGATACTATGCCTGAACTGCATGGAAACACCCCAAAAATTGCACAGAGAGCATGTAGAGCATGAGCGCCCACTCCAAACTGCATGCCTCAAGCGCTGAGGCCGCCCGCAGGAGGGAGCGGAGCAGGACCTTGCATGACGGGTAGTGGCGGAGGAGGTTCCCTCGGCCCGGACATCGTTTTACCTCTGGCTAGGCCTCCACGGGTGGTGCTTTGCTTGCTGAATCATGCGCGGGAGGGAAGGGATCTACGGATCTGGTGGCTACAGGGGTAGTGGAGGCTAGATCCACTGGATCCATAGAGCATGAGGGGGGCGAGGGGCGTCATGGTCGCCTCGGGATGGCGAGGTGGAGGTCGTGGGGCAGCAAGCCGACATCTATGCAATGCTGTGAGAGGATTGAGATGTTGAAGTTGATGTTGCTGAACCAACCAGTGGCAACAGCCTTGATCCGACGTCGGCTCGTGGCTGTTCGGTGTCCTGTGGAGCGGTGGCTCGTCGGCGAGTGGAGAATGTCGCGGGCCGGACCGTCGCTTGGGGGAGGGGCGGGGTGTGGGGAGGAGGTGCAGCACCGGGAtgggggttggtcggggtggtgCGGGCATGAGTACGCGGCGCGGGTCCGGTAGGTGGGCGGTGGCCGAGGGTGACGCCATAGGAGGTGGAGTTGTTTGGGTGGTTGGGGTGAAGAAGGAAGAGGCTGGGTTGGTTCGTGGGGGCCGGCTGGTGCTTTTCTTTCTTCCGGTTATCTGTACTGTGGTTCGGAACGGATGTGCATGCAGCGCTAAAGTGTTAGCAGAACAAGGTCTTAAAAGGATGTTATTAGAATAGACCCATCCTATTCTGGTAATACCATCAGAATAGTTATTCTGCTAACACTTTTCAACTGCACGCTCAACGGTCGTGGAGTGCATCCCTATCAAAACAAGCACTCCAATGTCATCAAAAAAATCTATACGCGTTTTTTGGACACTGTTTTGGCTCCAGTTTTTAAACCGTTTGTCGGAACAAGGCATATAATATACTGTTAGATTGATACAGAAAATTCCCAACTTGGCCATGTTGAACACTTTTCGAGATTCCTCACGGTTTGACAGCAGTTTGAAAAATAGTGGACACAAGACGGGATGCCAGGAGCGTATTTTCGCGATTATTTCTAAAGCGCTCGTCGGAGTGAATCACACTATATGAAGTTGGCGAGATATCTTCGATCCGCATCTTTTTCATGTGGATTactctctctaattccttacggtttGATAGTAATTTCAAATTTACTAAAAAACCGAATTCTATTTTCCAAAAAAATTGATTTTTTCTGTAAGTTTTTTGCTGCAGTTTTCAAAATGTTTGTCGAAATGAGGCATATGATACGGCGTTAAAACGTTGTGGAATATACACAACTTTCATATGTTGGCCATTTGTTGAGATTCCTCGCGgttttaaatgaattttgaaaacgGTATGGCTCCCTACGAGTTGCAGCAAGCGTATTTACGTAAATTTTACCAAACCGCTTGTCGGAACTATGCAAATGATACGATGTTGAAAACATATCGACGAGACACATCGTTTTGATGTACAACactctctctaattccttacggtttaagagcagttttgaaaTTACGGAAATGCGGACACTCTGTTTTTTTCGCAACACCCAAATCAACGCGTGAACCTCATCGGATAAAAGAGTGCACTGCTTTTTGACAGGAAACCACACTGCATCCGACGGATAAGTACAATGcatgatttttcttttgttggacGTGAATTTTTTAAGACGAGTAAGCGGAGTGGAGTTCACATCGGAGGTAAGTGAACCAGATCGCTATAGAGAAGTGAACCTCATTACTTTTTTATCGTTTCCATAACATTTTCCTAAACTTCATGTTGGTAGTAAGTGAACCCTGAGACTTCAAAAATTGAACCTCGACACTCCGAAAAGTGAACGTCGTGATTTTTTCAATGAGAAAAGTGAACTTCTAGAGTGTTAGGAGGATACAAAAATACATCTAGTGAACTCCCACACATTAAAAAGTGCACTATATTTTTGGTAatcatttttgttgttgctattaCACTTTTTCGGAATCTAAAACTCAAGAAGGTGCCATCTGAACCTCGTGCGCAGCCAAAGCAGAATGCATTAGTGGAGTGGAATATTGAACTGCCCGAGCACCCATGATTACAACAATCTAAACTACACGGGTGCACACGAAATAAGATGAAAATAGTGACATCCCAAAAAACAGAGTCGGGCTGCATGAAGCGACACCTTGCACtgcatcaacaacaaccaaaattccCTCAAGGAAGGAGAGTGGAATGGTTACTATGCCTATCATTGATGCGTACTAAATGATAGCCGCCCCTGATACACGGGCGTCCGGTAGGAGTGCACTTCAGGCGGGCATGATAGTGTTCACTTGCAAAACAACTAAATGGGTACGAGCCCGTGCGTCGCCCAAATTTACCGTGGGAGGAGGCCGATGGACTGCATCACCTATCTTTTCTACAAAAGAAATGAGAGTAAAAAGAACCTCAAGAGCAAAAGTACAGTGGATTGCATTTACACTTCTATTTCTCTTTAGAAGAACACAAAAAGACAAATCTCGTTGATGGAAATAGCGAACTGCAGTGAAGTGATTTTCCTCCAAAAATTAAAAAAGTGACTGCAAcgacctcaaatgctcgagtgGTTCTCGATGACGACCCATGCAACGAACCGCAAAGGAAGGTGGTGGTGGGCTAGGGTGTAGCCGTGGTGGGGGGACCAGTTCCTTTCATCTTAGCTGACCAAAAAGCAACTAGTAGTTGTGAACTGAATCACTTGTGATGGTCCGCGATAATGAATCACTTTCTTCTAAGCTGGTTCAGTTACACGTCTTGACGGTCCGCCCACTAAACATGGGAAGTGTGTTCCCTTGTTTGGAGACAAGCAACTACTTCTGCGAATCGCATCTAGATATGCAAATAATATGATTTGATTAGCCCTTTAATTACGTATGACACACACTTGTGAGCTATGCCCTAATCCTTTGGCTAGTGCTCGTTAGGATAGGTTCCCTCCTTCGACCATTGGTGCTTTTGGTGCATCCAGAGCTCAATACACTCCAATTTCTCGACAAGATGAAAAACCTAAAGAGAACAAATTTCTTAACTACGTGTATACATAGAAAATATATATCAACACACGTTTTAAGATAACAGAAGGCGGCCAATCTTCCAACTTTTGAGGATGCgaaatacataaacaaaacagagAGAGACCAAAGTGCAAAACAACAACAAGCGGTAGAATCTTCACCATTGGAGTATCAGGGACATCATAGTTGTAGCCCCCTTTTCGGGAACGtcgaatgggaaacaaaaattttcctacgcgcacgaagacctatcatgatgatgtccatctacgagggggatttcagatctacgtacccttgtagatcgcacagcagaagcgttta
This window encodes:
- the LOC123429956 gene encoding uncharacterized protein LOC123429956, which codes for MASPSATAHLPDPRRVLMPAPPRPTPIPVLHLLPTPRPSPKRRSGPRHSPLADEPPLHRTPNSHEPTSDQGCCHCSVGTTMRFTGSCLKYAMVECLSMGRKTMCIPFLLPYRSWAHVGRLLVDLQLTSSMKLCAKITGSSLVLVLCILNTSGVQL